A region of Allocoleopsis franciscana PCC 7113 DNA encodes the following proteins:
- a CDS encoding ABC transporter ATP-binding protein: MIEVEHLSKIYGSAPAIQDVTFKVEPGEILGFLGPNGAGKTTTMRILAGYLPATSGTARIAGYDVHENSMAIRRRIGYLPETPPLYREMTVEGFLHFVARIKGVVAGDRTERVNWTMERCNLTQKRKILIRKLSKGFRQRVGIAQAIVHDPPAIILDEPTVGLDPRQIIDVRNLIKSLAGEHTIILSTHILPEVSMTCNRVAIINRGRIVATNSPENLMAQLAGGAGYELEVDGDAHQLQKLLQIVPGICMVELVKNPELPPNRSLIRIVNAPDAEPGRDIAAVTFGAGLGIHEMRRTRVTLEDVFLELTTREQPLEPLDDEIEESDVTANAASGGEE; encoded by the coding sequence ATGATTGAAGTCGAACATCTCAGCAAAATCTACGGTTCTGCTCCAGCCATTCAGGATGTTACCTTCAAAGTCGAGCCTGGAGAAATCTTGGGTTTCCTCGGACCAAATGGTGCCGGGAAAACAACCACCATGCGGATTTTAGCTGGATATTTACCCGCAACAAGTGGCACAGCCCGAATTGCTGGCTACGATGTGCATGAAAATTCGATGGCAATCAGACGGCGGATTGGTTACTTACCAGAAACGCCTCCCCTGTATCGAGAAATGACGGTTGAGGGATTTTTGCACTTTGTAGCACGAATTAAAGGCGTTGTTGCGGGCGATCGCACGGAACGAGTCAATTGGACGATGGAACGCTGCAACCTAACCCAAAAGCGCAAAATCTTGATTCGCAAACTTTCCAAAGGCTTCCGCCAACGTGTCGGCATTGCTCAAGCGATTGTCCACGACCCCCCAGCGATTATTCTCGATGAACCCACTGTAGGACTCGACCCCCGGCAAATCATCGATGTCCGTAACTTAATTAAAAGCCTCGCCGGAGAGCATACAATTATCCTCTCGACCCATATTCTGCCAGAGGTGAGTATGACCTGTAACCGCGTTGCGATTATCAACCGAGGTCGCATTGTGGCAACTAATAGTCCCGAAAACTTGATGGCTCAATTGGCAGGAGGGGCAGGTTATGAGTTAGAAGTAGACGGCGATGCCCATCAGTTACAAAAATTATTACAGATTGTGCCCGGAATCTGTATGGTAGAACTCGTTAAAAATCCCGAACTCCCCCCAAATCGCTCCCTGATTCGCATTGTCAATGCCCCCGATGCTGAACCTGGACGCGATATTGCGGCAGTTACCTTTGGCGCAGGGTTGGGAATCCATGAAATGCGACGGACTCGCGTCACACTAGAAGATGTGTTTTTAGAACTGACGACCAGGGAACAACCCCTCGAACCGTTGGATGATGAGATTGAGGAGTCTGATGTTACCGCCAATGCAGCATCTGGAGGAGAGGAATAA